The Novibacillus thermophilus genome segment GCGGCAGAGACAGCGGTGAAGATCGCCAAGAGGTTACGGTAGCGCAGAAGGGCTCCGCTGCCGTGTCGCCTACTTTCACACTCCGCCATCCGTGTGGCTAAAAGCCTTTTCGCGTCCGGCTACTGCCTCACTTGGGCTAGTACCGTCAGCTCAAGTTTTTCTCCTCCTTGCGGATTTTTTCCGCTATCGTGTACAGCATGTCTTGCTTCGTCTGCCACACTTTTTCTGTCAAGTCTACAGGGTATTCTTGTGGATTGAGGTTGCGCAAGTACTCTTCCCAAAATTGGCCCAGCTGTTTGCGGTGGTATTCCCGTACTTCTTCTAAGTTCGGGCGTTTGTACACGAGTTTTCCCCCGCGGAAAATAGGCTGTAGCAACTCTTCCAAATAGTAGTTTTCTACAATTTTTTTGCGGTATGTGTGTACTGGGTGGAACAAAACTAAAGGCTTTTCCGTGTCAATCGTTTCCTCGACACACGCAATTAAATCTGCGTGAGCTTTTTGGGTTTTGCGGTCTATGACGCGGTAGACGGTTTTTCGTCCTGGGGTTGTCACTTTTTGTGGGTTGGACGATATTTTGATCGTCGGACGCCATTCTTCACCGTCTTCAATGGCCACCATTTTGTAGACGGCACCGAGAGCCGGTTGGTCGTATGCGGTGATGAGACGGGTGCCGACACCCCACGCGTCAATGGCCGCTCCCTGTGATTTCAAGTGCAAAATGGTGTGCTCGTCCAAATCGCTCGATGCAAAAATTTTCGTCTCCGTAAGACCGGCTTCGTCCAACATTTTGCGTGCCACTTTAGACAGGTAAGCGAGATCGCCGCTGTCAATGCGTATCCCTTGCAGCGTTTTGCCTCGTTTCTTTAATTCTTTGCCAATCTGAATGGCGTGGGGCAACCCGCTTTTAATGGTGTTGTACGTATCGACTAGCAAAATCGTCTGATCTGGCAATGCTTCGGCAAAAGCGCGAAAGGACGTCAGTTCATCGTCGAAATGTTGGACCCATGCGTGGGAATGTGTTCCTTTACAGGGGATTCCGAACAGTTGCCCCGCTTTTACGTTGGACGTCGCGTCGAAACCGGCCAAATAGGCGGCTCGTGTTCCCCAGATGGCGGCTTCCGGCTCTTGCGCCCGGCGGGAGCCGAACTCGAGTAAAATGTCGTCCGGCGCGATGTGGCGGATACGGGCTGCCTTTGTGGCGATGAGCGTCTGGTAGTTGATCATGTTCAGCAACGCCGTTTCGATCAACTGTACTTCAAAAATGGGGCCTTCCACCCGCATCAACGGTTCGTTAGGAAAGGCGAGCGTCCCTTCCGGCATTGCGTACACGTCACTCGTAAAACGCCACTCTTTCAGTGCTCGTAAAAATGCTTCATCGTACTGTTCTTCTTCTTCCCGCAAAAAGCGGATGTCATCTTCCGTGAACCGCAAGTTGGATAAGTACAAAATCGCTTGTTCCAAACCGGCGACGACAGCGAATCCGTTCTCAAAAGGCAGTTCACGAAAGTATAAATCAAACACACACTTTTTGAGGTGTGTCCCATTTTTCCAATGGGCGTACATCATGTTCAACTGGTATTTGTCGGTGTGTAAGGCGAGGGATTCCACCCCTTCAGCTCCTCTCGAGAAAAAAATGTAGCCATGCGCGGACATTTTTTATACGATAGAATTGACGACATTCACGTTCATGAAGTAGGTGTCACATTTTGTATCAACAACGATTATCCCTGTCCGATGAATGTTTTGTCAAGGGGACGGTAGAGCGCGTCATCTACTATAATCGGGAAAGCGGGTACGGAGTCTGCCTGTTTCGTGTGAGTGAAAGTTCTGAACCCGTTGAGACGGAGGAAGTGACCGTCGTCGGCCTCATGGCTTCTCCACAGGAAGGGCTCACCTACACGTGCCGCGGTGAATGGGAGAGCCATCCTCGATACGGTGAGCAGTTCCGCGTCAAACGCATGGAACAGGACATGCCTCGGTCGCGGGAAGCCGTGATCAAATATTTGTCCAGTGACCTCTTTCCGGGGATCGGTCCAAAAACGGCGACGAAGATCGTGTCTGAACTGGGGGACGACGCGCTTAAAAAAATCGTGGACAATCCCGAATTGCTGCAGGGCATTCCTGGCGTATCCGAAGAAAAGGCTGAGATGATCTCTGACACTGTACGGCAACACACGGACTTTGAACAGGTGATGCTGCTTCTGTACGAATACGGAATCGGATCATCCCTCGCTTTAAAAATATACAATACGTACAAACACGACACGTTGGCGGTCTTGAAACAAAATCCGTACCAGCTCATTTACGATATAGAGGGGATCGGATTTGCCCGGGCCGACGCCATCGGACGCGAGACAGGCATTCCGAAGGATGCCCCGGAACGCAAGAAAGCAGCCGTGTTGTACGTTTTGTCGCAAGCGGCAAATGGAGACGGCCACGTCTGCTTAAAAATGGACGAGCTGTGTGAACACGTGTCTAAGTTGTTGGGAGCGGACTTTGACAGTGATGAGTGGCATGAAAGGCTGCGAACCTTTATTTACGAACTGGATGAGGAAGAGAAGGTTGTGCTCGACAGCGATGAAGAGATGGTGTACCTTCCGAGTTTGTACTATTCCGAACAGGGGTTGGCCAAGAAACTGAACTGGTTGCTCATGCAGGATAAAGCCGAGTACCCGATAGATGTCGTGTACCGAGTGATTGGCGAGCTGGAAGAAGCGTTTGGCGTACAGTTTGCCGATGAACAGCGGGATGCCCTAGTCACCGCTGCTTGTGAACCGGTCATGATTTTGACAGGCGGGCCGGGGACAGGGAAGACGACCGTAATACGGGCAATTTGCCATTTGCTCTCCCGATTGGAGGAGTTCTCCTTAGACGAGGCTGATTACCGCGGCAGTGACAAACCGTATCCCGTGCGCTTAGTTGCGCCGACCGGACGTGCAGCAAAGCGCATGTCTGAAGCGACAAGTTTGCCTGCGATGACGATCCACCGCCTGCTCGGCTGGCGGGGAGATTTTTTTGAACACGACGCGGACCACCCCATTTCCGGACGATTACTCATTGTTGACGAAGCGTCGATGATGGATATGTGGCTGGCGTATCAGCTCGTGCGGACAGTCCCTGAAGGGATGAAGGTCATTTTCGTCGGAGACGCTGACCAGCTTCCATCTGTCGGGCCGGGACAAGTCCTTCATCACATGATCGAAAGTGGTAGAATTCCGTATGTGGATTTGCGGTACATTTTTCGCCAAGCGGAAGGATCGTCTATCGTGTCGCTGGCACACGAGATGAAGCGGGGATCATTACCCGACAACATCCTGGAGCCTACAGACGATCGCCGTTTTTTCCCGTGTGACAAGGATCACGTTGCTCCGGTTGCCGTGAAGTTGGTGCAGCAGGCGATGAAGCGCGGATATTCCATTTTCGACGTTCAAGTGCTGGCCCCGATTTACAGGGGGCCTGCCGGTATCGACCTTCTCAACCGCGAACTGCAACAGGCCATCAATCCCAGAAGAGAAGGAAAACGGGAGCTCACTTGGGGGGACAGTGTTTTTCGCCTCGGCGACAAGGTGCTCCAATTGAGCAACCACCCGGAACATCCCGTTTACAACGGAGACATCGGAAAAGTGATCGCCCTCGACGAAAACGTGACGGACGGCATTTGTCTGTGGGTGCGCTTCGATCAAACAGAAGTGGGCTACACCCGCAGTCAGTTGAACCAGTTGAGCCTTGCTTACTGTATCTCCATCCATAAAGCGCAAGGCTCCGAATTCCCTATCGTCGTTTTACCCG includes the following:
- a CDS encoding nicotinate phosphoribosyltransferase codes for the protein MSAHGYIFFSRGAEGVESLALHTDKYQLNMMYAHWKNGTHLKKCVFDLYFRELPFENGFAVVAGLEQAILYLSNLRFTEDDIRFLREEEEQYDEAFLRALKEWRFTSDVYAMPEGTLAFPNEPLMRVEGPIFEVQLIETALLNMINYQTLIATKAARIRHIAPDDILLEFGSRRAQEPEAAIWGTRAAYLAGFDATSNVKAGQLFGIPCKGTHSHAWVQHFDDELTSFRAFAEALPDQTILLVDTYNTIKSGLPHAIQIGKELKKRGKTLQGIRIDSGDLAYLSKVARKMLDEAGLTETKIFASSDLDEHTILHLKSQGAAIDAWGVGTRLITAYDQPALGAVYKMVAIEDGEEWRPTIKISSNPQKVTTPGRKTVYRVIDRKTQKAHADLIACVEETIDTEKPLVLFHPVHTYRKKIVENYYLEELLQPIFRGGKLVYKRPNLEEVREYHRKQLGQFWEEYLRNLNPQEYPVDLTEKVWQTKQDMLYTIAEKIRKEEKNLS
- a CDS encoding ATP-dependent RecD-like DNA helicase, which codes for MYQQRLSLSDECFVKGTVERVIYYNRESGYGVCLFRVSESSEPVETEEVTVVGLMASPQEGLTYTCRGEWESHPRYGEQFRVKRMEQDMPRSREAVIKYLSSDLFPGIGPKTATKIVSELGDDALKKIVDNPELLQGIPGVSEEKAEMISDTVRQHTDFEQVMLLLYEYGIGSSLALKIYNTYKHDTLAVLKQNPYQLIYDIEGIGFARADAIGRETGIPKDAPERKKAAVLYVLSQAANGDGHVCLKMDELCEHVSKLLGADFDSDEWHERLRTFIYELDEEEKVVLDSDEEMVYLPSLYYSEQGLAKKLNWLLMQDKAEYPIDVVYRVIGELEEAFGVQFADEQRDALVTAACEPVMILTGGPGTGKTTVIRAICHLLSRLEEFSLDEADYRGSDKPYPVRLVAPTGRAAKRMSEATSLPAMTIHRLLGWRGDFFEHDADHPISGRLLIVDEASMMDMWLAYQLVRTVPEGMKVIFVGDADQLPSVGPGQVLHHMIESGRIPYVDLRYIFRQAEGSSIVSLAHEMKRGSLPDNILEPTDDRRFFPCDKDHVAPVAVKLVQQAMKRGYSIFDVQVLAPIYRGPAGIDLLNRELQQAINPRREGKRELTWGDSVFRLGDKVLQLSNHPEHPVYNGDIGKVIALDENVTDGICLWVRFDQTEVGYTRSQLNQLSLAYCISIHKAQGSEFPIVVLPVVQAYRRMLKRNLVYTAVTRAKAYLMLCGEVSALSDGVRKEGGFNRRSLLKDRLQRE